A genomic region of Alligator mississippiensis isolate rAllMis1 chromosome 6, rAllMis1, whole genome shotgun sequence contains the following coding sequences:
- the PPP1R3C gene encoding protein phosphatase 1 regulatory subunit 3C translates to MIQILDPRHLPTSMMPVDVAMRICLAHSPPLKSFLSPLDDCQRNNFVNRFKPLRSCLNLKRESESQSNDWNRSPSRAKKRVVFADSKGLSLTAIHVFSEFQEHPVWDLQFNLLDLEDITASLKLHEEKNLILGFSQPSADYLDFRNRLQKNFVCLENCTLQERAVSGTVKVKNVSFEKMVQVRITFDTWKSYTNVDCVYMNNVYGDSDSDTFSFAIDLPTAIPIQEKTEFCISYQSGEHIFWDNNEGQNYKILHAEWKPDGVQVPASTKKDRAIDNIPRKTQENEAERFGSPRMSNGLFPAWQSWGRIENSAPYW, encoded by the coding sequence ATGATACAGATCTTGGACCCAAGACATTTGCCCACCTCTATGATGCCTGTTGATGTGGCCATGAGAATATGCTTAGCCCATTCTCCACCTCTGAAGAGTTTTCTCAGTCCCCTTGATGACTGTCAAAGAAACAACTTTGTTAACAGATTTAAGCCTCTAAGGTCGTGTCTCAATTTGAAACGAGAATCTGAGTCTCAGAGTAACGACTGGAACCGTTCACCAAGCCGAGCCAAAAAACGAGTTGTGTTTGCGGACTCAAAAGGGCTTTCTTTGACCGCAATACACGTCTTCTCTGAATTCCAGGAGCATCCTGTATGGGATCTTCAATTTAACTTGTTAGATCTTGAGGACATAACAGCCAGTTTAAAACTACATGAAGAGAAAAACTTGATTCTGGGTTTCTCTCAGCCTTCAGCTGACTATTTAGACTTCCGGAATCGGTTGCAAAAGAATTTTGTCTGCCTCGAAAATTGTACACTGCAAGAAAGGGCAGTATCGGGGACAGTGAAAGTGAAAAATGTCAGCTTTGAGAAAATGGTTCAGGTTCGGATTACCTTTGATACATGGAAAAGTTACACCAATGTTGACTGTGTCTACATGAACAATGTGTACGGAGACTCCGATAGTGATACCTTCTCATTTGCCATTGACCTGCCTACAGCCATTCCCattcaagagaagactgaattTTGCATTTCTTACCAAAGTGGAGAGCACATCTTCTGGGACAATAATGAGGGTCAGAACTATAAAATTCTCCATGCAGAATGGAAACCTGATGGTGTCCAAGTACCAGCATCTACCAAAAAAGACCGTGCCATTGACAACATTCCAAGGAAAACACAGGAAAATGAAGCTGAGCGGTTTGGAAGTCCAAGGATGTCCAATGGTCTCTTTCCTGCATGGCAGAGTTGGGGCAGGATTGAAAACTCAGCCCCATATTGGTGA